The genomic segment CTTCTCAACCAGTCCCAATGTGTAGACTAGAAAGGAGAAGTTCATGAAGAAAAGCCGCAGACATTTTACCGCCGAGGAGAAGGTGGCGCTGTTACGCAGTCACCTTGTTGAAAAGAAGTCCGTGTCGGAGATATGCCGGGAGCACCATCTCCAGCCCACCGTTTTCTA from the Candidatus Hydrogenedentota bacterium genome contains:
- a CDS encoding transposase, yielding MKKSRRHFTAEEKVALLRSHLVEKKSVSEICREHHLQPTVF